Proteins encoded by one window of Archaeoglobus veneficus SNP6:
- the qmoC gene encoding quinone-interacting membrane-bound oxidoreductase complex subunit QmoC has translation MEADPKFVKDVINAGGKSLKKCMQCATCSVVCKLSPDENPFPRKEMIWAQWGLKEKLLRDPNIWLCHQCNDCSAYCPRGARPGEVLSAIRAAVIANYSFPTFFARAFLNPAYFPLLVAIPILLLAIYFAAFAPHGFTIPEGEVMFSHFIPHEHVELVGMALGAWVGVAIIIGLYRYWTALSKERGRVIYVPTGDGEVKAPQDILTAFVSSIIEILLHSRFKECGESKYRFYAHLGIFYGFILIGIGTTIAFVYLLMGKELGLPLTDPAKIFGNIGAILLFGGATWVIYERIVRKDKIGFGGYFDWLFLGTLYVVAISGILTEVARYANVAAAYYLYLVHLVAVFVLLIYAPYSKFAHLAYRTIVMTYEKCYGK, from the coding sequence ATGGAAGCTGACCCAAAGTTTGTAAAGGATGTAATTAATGCTGGTGGAAAATCACTGAAGAAGTGCATGCAGTGTGCAACGTGCAGCGTGGTGTGTAAGCTCAGTCCGGATGAAAACCCATTCCCGAGAAAGGAGATGATCTGGGCCCAGTGGGGGCTGAAAGAGAAGTTGCTACGCGATCCCAACATCTGGCTCTGCCACCAGTGCAACGACTGCTCAGCATACTGCCCAAGAGGAGCGAGACCGGGAGAGGTGCTCAGTGCAATTAGGGCAGCGGTGATTGCCAATTATTCCTTCCCAACATTTTTTGCGAGGGCATTTCTGAATCCTGCCTACTTCCCGCTACTCGTTGCAATACCGATACTTCTACTGGCAATATACTTTGCAGCCTTCGCTCCGCACGGCTTCACGATACCTGAGGGAGAGGTGATGTTCTCCCACTTCATACCGCACGAACACGTTGAGCTCGTTGGCATGGCTCTCGGGGCTTGGGTTGGTGTTGCAATAATTATCGGGCTCTATCGCTACTGGACGGCACTATCGAAGGAGAGGGGCAGAGTAATTTACGTTCCAACGGGTGATGGGGAAGTTAAAGCTCCACAGGACATTCTGACTGCTTTTGTCTCATCGATAATAGAGATTCTGCTACACAGCAGGTTCAAGGAATGTGGTGAGTCCAAGTATCGTTTCTACGCACACCTTGGCATCTTCTACGGCTTCATTCTTATCGGCATCGGTACAACCATTGCCTTTGTGTACCTTTTGATGGGCAAGGAGCTTGGGCTGCCATTAACTGATCCGGCAAAGATCTTCGGTAATATCGGTGCAATTCTTCTCTTCGGCGGTGCAACGTGGGTTATCTACGAGAGAATCGTAAGGAAGGACAAGATCGGCTTTGGAGGATACTTTGACTGGCTATTCCTTGGCACACTCTATGTGGTGGCGATATCGGGCATTCTCACTGAGGTGGCGAGGTACGCGAACGTTGCAGCGGCGTACTACCTCTACCTTGTACACCTCGTTGCAGTGTTCGTTCTGCTGATCTATGCTCCATACTCGAAGTTTGCGCACCTCGCTTATAGAACCATCGTAATGACGTACGAGAAGTGCTATGGTAAGTGA
- a CDS encoding sulfite exporter TauE/SafE family protein, with protein MQGSSLVGKAILLVLLLLACTGTALAAEDATMGMSPPVFFLVFLLVCIIIGIVAVLGGVGGGVVFTPLMMGFTDIDTFIIRATGLFVAMAGALVAARPFLRRGLANVRLLFFAAVPYATFAVIGALLAGYVKETMGATGDALVKLSLGVLVIFIALLILFGGKRVEYPEVKNVDSLSERLGLAMAYWEESLGGVVDYKVTRSPVAILLFCGVGLISGMFGLGAGWAMVPVFNLVMLAPLKVAAACSKVLIGIGDTAAIWPYIMGGGIFPLFAVPCMIGLIVGTLIGAKIMLRVKAGFVRYLIIAIMFGSGLKLLQSGLTGLGYL; from the coding sequence ATGCAAGGATCCTCTTTAGTAGGGAAAGCGATACTCTTGGTGCTACTGCTGCTTGCGTGCACCGGTACAGCGCTTGCCGCTGAGGATGCAACAATGGGTATGAGTCCCCCTGTATTCTTTCTGGTTTTCCTGCTGGTCTGTATAATCATAGGCATTGTAGCGGTGCTTGGTGGAGTTGGTGGCGGTGTCGTCTTTACACCATTGATGATGGGCTTTACAGATATTGATACATTCATAATCAGAGCAACAGGCCTCTTTGTCGCCATGGCCGGAGCGCTTGTTGCCGCTCGCCCCTTCCTGCGAAGAGGTCTTGCAAACGTCAGGCTACTCTTCTTCGCAGCAGTACCTTATGCAACATTTGCTGTCATTGGAGCGCTGCTTGCGGGATACGTTAAAGAAACTATGGGTGCTACGGGTGACGCCCTCGTAAAGCTGAGCCTTGGTGTGCTGGTCATATTCATAGCTCTGTTGATACTCTTTGGAGGCAAGAGAGTCGAATATCCCGAAGTGAAGAACGTGGACAGCTTATCTGAGAGACTCGGCCTCGCGATGGCTTACTGGGAAGAATCTCTCGGCGGTGTAGTGGACTACAAGGTTACAAGGTCTCCTGTAGCAATTCTGTTGTTTTGCGGCGTCGGCCTGATTTCGGGAATGTTTGGTCTTGGAGCTGGCTGGGCAATGGTTCCTGTGTTCAACCTCGTTATGCTCGCCCCGCTAAAAGTTGCGGCAGCATGTAGCAAGGTTCTGATTGGAATAGGTGACACTGCAGCCATATGGCCGTACATCATGGGTGGTGGTATATTTCCGCTGTTTGCAGTGCCATGTATGATTGGCCTCATCGTGGGTACACTCATCGGGGCAAAGATAATGTTGAGAGTCAAAGCTGGCTTTGTCAGATACCTGATCATTGCCATAATGTTCGGCTCCGGACTAAAACTGCTCCAGTCTGGGCTTACCGGGCTGGGTTATTTGTAA
- a CDS encoding DUF1634 domain-containing protein has product MGREEAPKPPLAGVVYGEIAYWMVIVGMVIAIAGSFIYLTSGGYVDSECLLAHLWAGADVHTIWEECAGIDEVPHGHWYLGMLGYGDAIAMLGIAIACLAAVVGMWGSVAAMFKEKEMLFAVFALVVAVILTLAAMGVITLKH; this is encoded by the coding sequence ATGGGGAGGGAAGAAGCTCCGAAACCACCCCTTGCTGGAGTGGTTTATGGCGAGATTGCGTACTGGATGGTCATTGTGGGCATGGTTATAGCCATTGCAGGATCGTTCATATACCTGACATCTGGTGGCTACGTTGACAGTGAATGTTTGCTCGCCCATTTGTGGGCTGGGGCAGATGTTCACACCATCTGGGAGGAGTGTGCCGGCATTGACGAAGTTCCGCACGGTCACTGGTACCTTGGAATGCTTGGCTATGGTGATGCCATTGCCATGCTTGGAATAGCGATAGCCTGTCTGGCAGCGGTAGTTGGCATGTGGGGTTCAGTAGCAGCGATGTTCAAGGAGAAGGAGATGTTATTTGCTGTATTTGCCCTCGTTGTTGCAGTGATACTGACGCTGGCGGCCATGGGTGTAATAACACTCAAGCACTGA
- a CDS encoding universal stress protein yields MFEKILFPTDFSEVSLHALENCIPKLFEMGAKELIVIHVVDIVPEEFEVLHALEMRAKERLDEIVEKLKAKGVKVTGLVCFGSISPVIAVEAKCPSIEIVDRAACEMVDLVVIPSKGKHIKRKMQIGSTARNVIRKSSVPVLVLKYDWNEEKKSIECLGDCATIFERPLIALDLSPCSELVVSVVRRFSEKIKRAMLYHVVDYGSVEEMEANMKNAKNALELYAKKLNIECETEVDAGIASKEILAKLLSFEASMLVVGKTGRGWLKEILLGGTADAVIKESSVPTLVVPCR; encoded by the coding sequence ATGTTTGAGAAAATTTTGTTTCCGACAGACTTTTCGGAAGTGTCTCTCCACGCCCTCGAGAACTGCATACCGAAATTATTTGAAATGGGGGCTAAGGAACTCATCGTAATTCATGTGGTGGATATAGTTCCAGAGGAGTTTGAAGTTCTTCACGCGCTCGAAATGAGAGCGAAGGAGAGGCTCGACGAAATTGTTGAGAAGTTAAAAGCGAAAGGGGTTAAAGTCACTGGGCTGGTCTGTTTTGGTTCTATATCGCCAGTCATAGCGGTTGAAGCAAAGTGTCCGTCTATAGAAATAGTTGACAGAGCTGCGTGCGAAATGGTTGATCTTGTTGTAATACCTTCTAAGGGTAAGCACATAAAGCGTAAGATGCAGATAGGCAGCACGGCAAGGAATGTCATCAGAAAGAGCAGCGTTCCTGTTCTTGTTCTCAAGTACGACTGGAATGAGGAGAAGAAGTCAATTGAATGCCTTGGCGATTGTGCAACAATATTTGAGAGACCTCTGATCGCTCTCGACCTTTCGCCGTGCTCTGAACTCGTTGTGAGCGTTGTCAGAAGGTTTAGCGAGAAGATTAAGCGCGCGATGCTCTATCATGTCGTTGACTACGGCAGCGTCGAGGAGATGGAGGCTAACATGAAGAATGCAAAGAATGCCCTCGAACTGTATGCTAAGAAGCTCAACATAGAATGCGAGACTGAGGTCGATGCCGGAATAGCGTCGAAAGAAATCCTTGCCAAGCTGCTGAGTTTTGAAGCCTCGATGCTCGTCGTTGGAAAGACTGGACGAGGATGGCTGAAGGAGATCCTCCTCGGAGGTACCGCGGATGCTGTGATAAAGGAGTCAAGTGTGCCAACTCTCGTCGTACCCTGCAGGTAG
- a CDS encoding 2-amino-3,7-dideoxy-D-threo-hept-6-ulosonate synthase encodes MELVGKRRRMKRILKGGKALIVPMDHGITKPVEGIQRIDDILRTIDGIADAVVLHKGVVKHSSYVAEMEMGLIVHLSASTSYHANEKVIICSVEKAIELGADAVSIHVNVGSETECEQIRDAGIISEACDKYGMPLLAMMYPRGKDVAIAAETVKHAVRVGYELGADIVKTNYTGSVESFAEVVEYVPIPVVVAGGSRKSDEKLLEEVAQAMLAGAAGVAIGRNVFQHNNPAAIVKALKRVIHNGISVEEAMEVLYERNLVTNRGR; translated from the coding sequence ATGGAATTGGTGGGGAAAAGGAGGCGCATGAAAAGGATCCTGAAAGGTGGAAAAGCACTAATCGTACCAATGGACCACGGAATAACGAAACCGGTGGAAGGAATCCAGAGAATCGACGACATCCTCAGGACAATAGATGGAATTGCTGATGCAGTAGTTCTGCACAAGGGCGTCGTGAAGCACTCCTCATACGTTGCCGAAATGGAGATGGGTCTGATCGTCCATCTGAGTGCATCAACAAGTTACCATGCAAACGAGAAGGTAATAATTTGCAGTGTTGAGAAAGCCATAGAGCTTGGTGCGGATGCGGTCAGCATACACGTAAACGTCGGGAGCGAAACGGAATGTGAGCAGATCAGAGATGCGGGAATAATATCCGAAGCTTGCGATAAATATGGCATGCCTCTACTTGCTATGATGTACCCAAGAGGAAAGGATGTTGCCATCGCCGCAGAGACTGTAAAGCACGCTGTGAGAGTAGGCTACGAACTTGGGGCAGATATCGTGAAAACGAATTACACGGGCAGCGTTGAGAGCTTTGCGGAGGTGGTTGAGTACGTACCTATTCCTGTAGTCGTTGCGGGAGGGAGCAGGAAAAGCGATGAGAAACTGCTGGAAGAAGTAGCTCAGGCAATGCTTGCTGGCGCTGCTGGTGTGGCGATAGGCAGGAATGTCTTCCAGCACAATAATCCAGCGGCTATAGTAAAAGCTTTAAAGCGTGTGATACACAATGGCATAAGTGTCGAAGAGGCAATGGAGGTCTTATATGAAAGAAATTTGGTTACTAACAGAGGGCGATAA
- a CDS encoding 3-dehydroquinate synthase II has translation MKEIWLLTEGDNWSEVKEQVKDAIEIGFTGVVVKDEFAEKAAKLGRIAVVGKSDGEGLIGKGKAYFLDITSAEAQQEAIELSEHADYLFLSFSDWRIIPLENLIAMRKRAKIIAEVSSVDDARVVLTTLEKGADGIAVKGNREELLGYFKAVMEDSGRLNLKPAKIVEIKPLGVGERVCIDTVTLMSVGEGMLVGNKAGFMFLVASESEESEYVASRPFRVNAGSVNAYIKVGDKTKYLAELKTGDEVEIVRYDGAARKSYVGRVKIERRPLMLVRAVANGEEGSVILQNAETIKLITSEGKHKSVAELKAGDEVLVWVGQKARHFGVGVEEFIIER, from the coding sequence ATGAAAGAAATTTGGTTACTAACAGAGGGCGATAACTGGAGTGAAGTCAAGGAACAGGTGAAGGATGCTATAGAGATAGGCTTTACTGGCGTCGTTGTGAAGGATGAATTTGCGGAAAAAGCCGCAAAGCTGGGTAGAATAGCTGTTGTTGGGAAGAGCGACGGCGAAGGACTTATTGGGAAAGGGAAGGCGTACTTCTTGGACATAACGTCTGCGGAAGCGCAGCAAGAAGCTATTGAGCTTTCGGAACATGCGGATTATCTCTTCCTGAGCTTTTCAGACTGGCGCATCATCCCTCTCGAAAACCTCATAGCCATGCGCAAGCGGGCGAAGATCATTGCTGAAGTTAGCAGTGTTGATGACGCAAGGGTCGTGCTGACGACACTCGAGAAAGGAGCGGATGGCATTGCTGTTAAAGGCAACAGGGAGGAACTGCTTGGCTACTTCAAGGCCGTGATGGAGGACTCTGGAAGACTGAACCTCAAACCGGCAAAAATCGTGGAGATAAAACCTCTCGGTGTCGGGGAGAGGGTTTGCATAGACACAGTTACGCTCATGAGCGTTGGAGAGGGGATGCTCGTTGGCAACAAAGCCGGTTTTATGTTCCTCGTTGCGAGTGAGAGTGAGGAGAGCGAGTACGTCGCTTCCCGCCCATTCAGAGTAAACGCAGGCAGTGTAAACGCGTACATAAAAGTTGGTGACAAAACGAAGTACCTTGCAGAACTCAAGACAGGCGATGAAGTGGAAATTGTGAGGTACGATGGAGCAGCGAGGAAGAGCTACGTTGGAAGGGTTAAGATAGAGCGTCGCCCCCTGATGCTCGTGAGAGCAGTAGCCAACGGAGAGGAGGGCAGCGTAATACTGCAGAACGCCGAAACAATAAAGCTGATAACGTCGGAAGGGAAGCACAAATCAGTTGCAGAACTCAAAGCAGGCGACGAGGTACTCGTCTGGGTTGGCCAAAAGGCGAGGCACTTCGGCGTGGGTGTGGAGGAGTTCATCATCGAGAGGTAA
- the aroD gene encoding type I 3-dehydroquinate dehydratase, giving the protein MKIVVSARSLQEAKADCDVVELRLDLFDRLPAISEVEAISKEKIVTVRRKDEGGLFEGSEEERLELMRKYATVANYVDVECDAHDDFFDMPCKIIESYHNFSETPPFETLRDMIEGRRGDIFKIATLGRDKRDVLTIVRILCEYDNVVAFLMGEKFAYTRILAVMLGSPFIYCHAGNAVAPGQLEAGKARKILEMLL; this is encoded by the coding sequence ATGAAAATCGTCGTGTCAGCGAGGAGCCTGCAGGAAGCTAAGGCTGATTGCGACGTGGTTGAGCTGAGGCTCGATCTGTTCGATAGATTGCCTGCGATTTCTGAAGTTGAGGCCATATCGAAGGAAAAGATTGTTACTGTACGGAGAAAGGATGAGGGTGGCCTGTTTGAAGGGAGCGAGGAGGAAAGGCTCGAACTTATGAGGAAGTACGCCACAGTAGCGAACTACGTCGATGTTGAGTGCGATGCACATGACGACTTCTTCGACATGCCGTGCAAAATCATCGAGTCGTACCACAACTTCTCGGAAACGCCCCCGTTCGAGACTCTGAGAGATATGATAGAGGGCAGGAGGGGCGACATCTTCAAGATCGCAACGCTTGGCAGGGATAAGAGAGACGTTTTGACTATCGTCAGAATCCTGTGCGAATATGACAACGTTGTGGCGTTCCTCATGGGTGAGAAGTTCGCCTACACCCGCATTCTCGCAGTTATGCTCGGTTCACCCTTCATTTACTGTCATGCTGGCAATGCGGTAGCTCCGGGACAGCTTGAAGCAGGAAAAGCGAGAAAAATCCTCGAGATGTTACTATGA
- the pheA gene encoding prephenate dehydratase produces the protein MKPGILIYGMGRMGKFFYDFFFSRGYDVAGYDVVPERRTIEEDKIESYDVIFLCVPMQAVGDAIARIPRSSALIVDISSIKGFVLPYLDASGFDYLSIHPMFGPDSEIGLSNIIVVKKSGRKEEEVILEEFRKAGAVLSELPPEKHDAKMAEIQGLAHFLLVGMAHFLAERFDREDLKYASPIFATLYKLSSRILNQDWRMYYYIQKNAEILRREFIKSLADLDAKFSDEEKFRKLFEELGSKFDDYGNSTLILDACKATWDVSTIELLRGYIRAVDSLILRLLERRTQAGRKIALHKRDRNEPIEIADLEEVKIKDLLLRTSLNPIYVQDIFENIMGLTKEEEYRVLGIKKTLAVLGPAGSFSEEAALKLVGSRLPLKYCATTDEIIKCVENGSADYGLVPIENSVNGTVISVLDALLNHDVEVFGETTLEIVHCLAARRYMPLKEIRVVYSHPQAIAQCMGFINNYLKAELRYTSSTSDAIALLDDYSAAIVSENAAKLHKLYVLRKGIQDAKANTTRFYLIRKKGSGEMRGSITSLFFGVEDRPGALKDVLEVFYRKGINMRKLESRPARTGLGDYVFFVEVEKDLSSEDLRELRNVTTFYHIVGVFDRVERLDLWG, from the coding sequence ATGAAGCCGGGAATTTTGATTTACGGAATGGGGAGAATGGGTAAGTTCTTCTACGACTTCTTCTTCTCTCGCGGATACGATGTGGCAGGATACGACGTGGTTCCAGAAAGGAGAACTATTGAAGAGGATAAAATTGAAAGCTACGACGTCATATTCCTCTGCGTTCCCATGCAGGCAGTTGGAGATGCTATTGCCCGCATTCCCCGCAGCTCAGCGTTAATCGTTGACATTTCCTCGATAAAAGGCTTCGTTCTGCCATATCTTGATGCCTCAGGTTTTGACTACCTCAGCATACACCCCATGTTCGGGCCGGACAGCGAAATCGGGCTTTCCAACATAATTGTCGTTAAAAAATCTGGGAGGAAAGAGGAGGAGGTAATCCTTGAGGAGTTCAGGAAGGCTGGGGCGGTTTTGAGCGAGCTACCGCCGGAAAAGCATGACGCGAAGATGGCTGAGATTCAGGGTTTAGCTCACTTTCTGCTTGTTGGTATGGCGCATTTCTTGGCAGAGAGGTTCGATAGAGAAGACCTGAAGTACGCTTCGCCCATCTTTGCAACCCTCTACAAGCTCTCTTCGCGCATCCTAAACCAGGATTGGAGGATGTACTACTATATCCAGAAGAATGCGGAAATCTTGCGGAGAGAGTTCATAAAGAGTCTTGCAGACCTGGATGCCAAATTTAGTGACGAGGAGAAGTTCAGAAAACTCTTCGAAGAGCTGGGCAGTAAGTTCGACGATTACGGGAACAGCACGCTGATACTCGACGCGTGCAAGGCAACCTGGGACGTCTCTACAATCGAGCTGCTGAGAGGATACATAAGGGCCGTAGACTCTCTCATCCTCCGCCTGCTTGAAAGAAGAACTCAGGCGGGGAGAAAAATAGCTCTCCACAAGCGCGACAGAAATGAGCCCATAGAGATTGCGGATTTGGAAGAGGTCAAGATTAAGGATTTGCTTTTGAGAACTTCTCTCAATCCAATATACGTACAGGACATATTCGAGAACATAATGGGATTGACGAAGGAGGAAGAATACCGGGTTCTCGGGATAAAGAAGACCCTTGCAGTTCTTGGCCCGGCGGGAAGCTTCAGCGAGGAAGCGGCTCTGAAACTTGTCGGTTCTCGCTTACCTCTTAAGTACTGCGCAACGACGGATGAAATAATCAAGTGCGTCGAAAACGGCAGCGCGGACTACGGCCTGGTTCCAATAGAGAACTCTGTCAACGGAACTGTTATTTCAGTGCTCGATGCTTTGCTCAACCACGACGTTGAGGTGTTTGGTGAAACAACTCTCGAGATTGTACACTGTCTTGCTGCGAGGCGTTACATGCCTTTGAAGGAGATAAGGGTCGTTTATTCACATCCGCAAGCCATAGCCCAGTGCATGGGCTTCATAAACAACTATCTGAAAGCTGAGCTTCGCTACACCAGCAGCACGTCCGATGCCATAGCTTTACTCGACGATTACAGCGCTGCAATAGTTTCTGAGAATGCTGCGAAGCTGCACAAGCTCTATGTTCTGAGGAAGGGAATTCAGGACGCAAAGGCCAACACAACGAGGTTCTACCTGATCCGGAAAAAGGGCAGCGGGGAGATGAGGGGCAGTATAACGTCTCTGTTCTTTGGCGTTGAGGACAGGCCAGGAGCACTCAAGGATGTGCTGGAGGTATTCTACAGGAAGGGCATAAACATGAGGAAGCTCGAATCGAGGCCAGCAAGGACTGGACTTGGAGACTATGTTTTCTTCGTTGAAGTTGAGAAAGATCTGAGCAGCGAGGACTTGAGGGAGTTAAGGAACGTTACGACTTTCTATCACATTGTTGGAGTGTTTGACAGGGTTGAGAGGCTGGATTTGTGGGGTTAA
- a CDS encoding TrmB family transcriptional regulator, which translates to MIENLRKLGLSEYEAKVYVTLVGLGKASAREIHEASGVPRTRIYDVLEKLASKGFVDIEEGEPKRFRAVDPRKVIEKLKMDVVKAADDCILELEKLKLTKRREFSPVWVMRGDWNILEKIRDAIMEAREEIVIVSAKPELLLSVAKELKRARKRTVCVLVRRDEKLIKELSRFVEFREFVEIDRFIESYVKGLVEDGVRVRIEGIFVFDGRKSIVVIEEDCRRLGLLIALPIVAFMQRSVIETIITEKTKKLN; encoded by the coding sequence ATGATTGAAAATCTCAGAAAGTTGGGTTTGAGCGAGTACGAAGCCAAAGTATACGTAACTCTGGTGGGACTTGGGAAGGCAAGCGCAAGAGAGATCCACGAGGCGAGCGGGGTTCCGAGGACGAGGATCTACGATGTTCTCGAGAAGCTTGCATCCAAGGGTTTCGTTGATATTGAGGAGGGTGAGCCGAAACGTTTCAGAGCTGTTGATCCGAGGAAGGTTATAGAGAAGTTAAAAATGGATGTTGTTAAGGCTGCCGATGATTGCATTCTTGAACTTGAAAAGCTCAAACTCACAAAACGCAGAGAATTTTCCCCTGTATGGGTAATGAGAGGAGACTGGAACATCTTGGAAAAAATCAGGGATGCGATAATGGAAGCGAGAGAGGAGATTGTGATAGTCTCCGCAAAACCTGAACTCCTCCTATCAGTTGCTAAAGAGCTAAAAAGAGCCAGGAAAAGAACTGTGTGCGTTCTTGTAAGAAGAGATGAGAAGCTCATAAAAGAGCTTTCCAGGTTCGTCGAGTTCAGAGAATTTGTAGAGATAGATCGGTTTATTGAAAGCTACGTCAAAGGATTAGTTGAAGATGGAGTCAGAGTTAGAATAGAGGGTATTTTCGTATTCGATGGCAGGAAATCCATTGTGGTTATAGAGGAGGACTGTAGAAGGCTTGGTTTGCTTATCGCACTTCCCATTGTGGCGTTCATGCAGAGAAGTGTGATAGAGACGATAATAACGGAAAAAACGAAAAAGCTCAACTAA
- a CDS encoding ABC transporter ATP-binding protein — MAKLAVKNLTIRFGEFVAVNNLSFEVKEGEIVGLLGPNGAGKTTTIRAIFGVIPYEGSIEFGGRQIDVSDRRKIGWMPQNSPLYLNLTVEENLRFFASIYGVERSKVEERVNELLKLVELEKFRKRLVKNLSGGMKQRLMLACSMVHDPELLVLDEPTAGVDPPLRRTFWEHFSRLNEEGKTILVTTHYMDEAENCQRLILMRNGTKIVEGKPDEIKRAALGGEVIELRTSNDVKSAKILEDMGYRVELNGVLHVIVDDAAISVPAVIEELKREGIAVFRAETKKLTLEDAFMRLIGG, encoded by the coding sequence ATGGCAAAACTTGCCGTTAAGAATCTCACAATCAGATTTGGCGAATTCGTTGCAGTAAACAACCTCAGCTTTGAGGTAAAGGAGGGCGAAATAGTTGGGCTGCTCGGCCCGAATGGAGCTGGCAAAACAACGACAATAAGGGCGATATTTGGCGTAATTCCCTACGAGGGAAGCATTGAGTTTGGTGGAAGGCAGATAGACGTATCAGACAGGAGGAAAATCGGATGGATGCCCCAGAATTCTCCTCTTTACCTCAATCTGACCGTTGAAGAAAATCTGAGGTTTTTCGCTTCGATATACGGGGTGGAAAGGAGTAAAGTTGAGGAAAGGGTGAACGAGCTGCTTAAGCTTGTAGAGCTTGAGAAATTCAGGAAGAGGCTTGTAAAGAACCTGAGCGGTGGAATGAAACAGAGGTTAATGCTTGCCTGCTCAATGGTTCATGATCCAGAGCTGCTCGTGCTGGATGAACCAACTGCCGGAGTTGACCCGCCTTTAAGGAGAACGTTCTGGGAGCACTTTTCAAGGCTTAACGAGGAGGGCAAAACGATTCTTGTAACAACCCACTACATGGACGAGGCAGAGAACTGCCAGAGGCTTATTCTCATGAGAAATGGTACGAAAATTGTGGAGGGCAAGCCCGACGAGATAAAGAGGGCTGCGCTGGGTGGGGAAGTCATAGAGCTCCGCACATCAAACGACGTAAAGTCGGCGAAGATACTGGAAGATATGGGATACAGGGTTGAACTCAATGGTGTACTTCACGTCATTGTGGATGATGCGGCCATCAGCGTGCCTGCAGTTATTGAAGAGCTCAAAAGGGAAGGAATAGCAGTATTCAGGGCTGAAACAAAAAAGCTGACCCTTGAAGACGCTTTTATGAGGCTTATTGGAGGGTAG
- a CDS encoding ABC transporter permease, which yields MGLNEVLAVFKKELKVVVRERRLLAILIIQPIVLISVFGYAFSGEIKDVPAAVIDDDSSSISRQLISMLASSDVLDIRYWLATESEAREMIKNGKISAAIYIPKGFQDGFFKGNANLRVLVDESNFNVAVTTLNYIQNVAYRLSKGMNGGIDVEQRYVFTTKTRMIDFIAPAIVGVIIQILGLILSSSSIAREREEGTLELILSTPIRSSDLILGKFLSITAIMVVDILSVMLIAHYVFDVEVRGSVHLLFFVQLLFLTGSIGLGLVISSVSATQLQGIQASMLIAVVSIFLSGFFYPLESMPEAARVIAYFIPLTYANFAFRNIMIKGNGLDVVYPYVGVLVLYTLFTVFLATHLLRRSMNRGGA from the coding sequence ATGGGGCTCAATGAAGTTCTTGCGGTGTTTAAGAAGGAGCTCAAAGTTGTTGTCAGGGAGAGAAGACTCCTTGCAATCCTGATAATTCAGCCGATAGTTCTCATATCTGTCTTTGGTTATGCGTTTTCCGGGGAAATCAAGGATGTTCCCGCAGCGGTCATAGATGACGATTCGAGCAGCATATCAAGACAGCTGATTTCCATGCTTGCATCGAGCGATGTGCTCGATATACGGTACTGGCTCGCAACTGAGAGCGAAGCAAGGGAGATGATTAAAAACGGGAAGATTTCAGCAGCCATATACATCCCTAAAGGCTTTCAGGATGGCTTTTTCAAAGGAAATGCAAATCTGAGAGTTCTTGTGGATGAATCGAACTTCAACGTTGCTGTTACGACTCTAAACTACATCCAGAATGTTGCATACAGGCTGTCAAAGGGGATGAATGGTGGAATTGACGTGGAGCAGCGCTATGTGTTCACGACGAAGACGAGAATGATTGATTTCATCGCTCCGGCCATTGTGGGCGTAATAATTCAGATTCTGGGACTGATTCTGTCTTCAAGCTCAATTGCGAGAGAAAGAGAAGAAGGAACGCTCGAACTCATCCTTTCCACTCCTATAAGGAGTTCGGATTTAATTCTTGGCAAGTTTCTGAGTATAACAGCAATCATGGTTGTTGACATCCTCAGCGTCATGCTGATAGCCCATTACGTCTTTGACGTTGAGGTCAGAGGGAGCGTACATCTCCTCTTCTTCGTTCAGCTCCTGTTTCTGACAGGTTCTATCGGGCTAGGACTTGTAATCTCGTCTGTTTCGGCAACGCAGCTCCAAGGAATACAGGCAAGTATGCTGATTGCAGTGGTGAGCATATTCCTCTCGGGCTTCTTTTACCCCCTCGAAAGCATGCCGGAAGCTGCGAGAGTGATTGCCTACTTTATACCCTTGACTTACGCAAACTTTGCGTTCAGGAACATTATGATTAAGGGTAACGGGCTGGATGTTGTTTATCCCTATGTTGGGGTTCTGGTTCTTTACACTCTCTTTACGGTATTTCTGGCTACTCACCTTCTTAGAAGGAGTATGAATAGAGGTGGTGCATAA